The following is a genomic window from Pan paniscus chromosome 6, NHGRI_mPanPan1-v2.0_pri, whole genome shotgun sequence.
tatgggttttgtttttgttttgtttttttttttttttttggataaaaaatagagatgaggtcttgctatgttgcccaggctggtctcgaactcctggactcaagcaatcctcccaccttggccttccagactGCTGGGTTCCAGGAAGGTTATGGTTTTGCTTGTAAGCTACTGAAGGCATCCTACAACTAACAAGACACCCTAAATCTTTGGAGTTCCCCTGAGGAACTTAATTGACTCCTTTCACTCAATGAGGTACAGATACCAGGTATCAGTCTTTTTGTCTATTCCTGGATTTTGGTGAAAACAGAATCTAATCTTATATTCGCAGCCTTAAGGTTAGAAGGTCACTTACATCCAGTAATCACAGTAAGATCTGGCATACTGATttataccttcttttttttttttcttttaaatttgagacagagtctcccactgttgcccaggctggaatgcagtggcgggatcttggctcactgcaacctccgcctcccgggttcaagcaattctcctgcctcagcctcctgagtagctgggattacaggtgcctgccaccacacccagctaattttttgtatttttagtacagatggggttttgccatgttggccaggctggcctcaaactcctgacatcaggtgatccacccgtcttggcctcccaaagtgctgggattacaagcgtgagccactgtgcttggcctataccttctaaaggaagaaaattcagaaaattactCATAAAAATGACTAGAAACCTCTGGCCCAGTTGTTAGGAGTTAATTCTAGAGAAATTTCAATAAAGTCTTCTCTAATTTATTAAACACAGATTCCCCTAAGTTCTACAGGATCCAGGAATTCCACTGTGAATTAAGCAGATGTAAATTGGACAAATTACCTACCGTTTGCAAGTCGGCACTGTTTCAGCACCTCATTGAAACCCTCACAGAGCTTGATGTCACCCTGGTTCTGGGCACACTCCAGAAACTGTTTGATCTCATAGAGGcaaggctgctgctgctgtgctggCTGGGTTCCCTGAGGCTCCTGCAAAGGCAAAACATTCAACATTGCTGAGAAAGAAAATCATACTTATGCCTAGACAATGAAGAGTATCCATCCTCTTTGAGGTTAATGGAAAATGGAACTAGCACCAGATGCTAATTAAAGTTCCcatctattaacatggaaagtgaaaacatttaaatcttcatttacttaaaaaatattttaggccaaacatggtggctcacgcctgtaattccaacactttgggaagccgagaagggtgaatcacttgaggtcaggcatttgagaccagcctggccaatatggtgaaaccccgtccctactaaaaatacaaaaattagccgggcgtggtagcaggcacctgtaatcccagctactcgggaggctgaggcaggagaatcgcttgaacctgggcggtggagcctggataacagagcgagactctacctccaaaaaagaagaatttaaataaatatttttagtaaagacagggttgcgctacgttgcccagcctggtctcaaacttctgggttcaagcaatcccctcacttcaacctcccaatgtgctgggattataggcatgagcctccgtgcccagccaaaagtgaaaatatttaaaagctgaAAGCCAACAGTTTTAACAAAATTCCAATTACAACCAGAAAGATTCCTaaataaagatgcaaataaaGTGGAATTATTATCTTGTTATCAAGACTAAATGGTTTACTGAAGCTTCAGGGAGGAAAAATGGTACTATTATAGAAAAatggatggagcagtttcaagCACACCGGAAATACAAGAGTATACACACCTATGCTCATTAGACTAGAAAGCCCACACACATCAGAAAGATGGGTAATGGCAAACATCACGTAAAAGAACACACAGTTATGCGAGATTTTTGATTTGTTAACTAAGATCAAGACAGGATTAGTAGGAAGTGTCACTGGGATGAAATATTCAAAGGGAAAAGTGGTTGTTTTACAGTGAGTCAAGTGGACTGTTGTAAGTCTCCTCCTTGGGAAGAAACACAATTTGTACAGTACTTGTTGGTGCTGGCCTAAGGCAATAACTCAACGGCCAAATGTGGCTTTAAAACCCATTGTCTATTAACAGCACAGTGGGTTCTAAAATCAAAGACAATTCCTACACTTAAGGAACTTACAAACGTCTGGCTTTTCTCATAAAATCCACCCATGGAAGGGAAATGCTGCCTAAATTCCCACCTGGTAAGTGATGTCAGGCCTCGCAGGCTCAgcattacttcctccactgaagcccCCAGTAATGGCGTGACCCAGTGTGTGCCCCACAGCAGAGCCCACAGCCACGCCAGCTGCAGTGGTTGCCATCTGGGCCATCAGACCTGGCTGCCGGGGCGCAGCAGCAGAAGAGCCAACTGCAGATGGGGGTGCCGCTGCTGGTGGCTGAGCGACTGGTGCTGGCCTGGGTGCAGCTCTCATCTGAGGGGCCCggctgtgaaagaaaagaaaaaaacatcaagTTCCCAATTCCAACCAGTTTTGGAAATTGTCAACTTAAAATAACTTACATATTAAAATGGACCTCaagattttcatttcaaattatttacatcattttctctcttcaattttttttttttgagatggagcttcgctcttgttgcccaggctggagtgcaatggcgcaatctcagctcattgcaacctccacctcccagactcaagcgattctcttgcctcagccttccgagtagctgggattacaggcacccgcgaccacctccggctaattttttgtatttttagtagagacgaggtttcactatggtgaccatggctggtctcaagctcctgacctcaggtgatccacccgcctcggactcccaaagtgctgggattacaggtgtgaaccaccggcacggcctaattttttttttttttttgagacagggcctcactctgatgcccagactggagtgcagtgtcacgatccaatctcactgcaacctctgcctcctgggttcaaccgattcttctgcctccgcttcccaagtagctgggattacaggcgcgcaccaccacacctggctaatttttgtatttctagtagagacggagtttcaccatgttggccaggctggtctcgaactcctgacctcaagtgatccacccgcctcgacctcccaaagtgttgggattacaggcatgagccaccacgcccggccactttaATCTTTTCTTATAATAGTAATAGCCTAGGACATACTagttttttctgcttctttgcaaCCATTTCCATGTATTCGCATAGCCCACAGTATCTTTAAAGACATATCCAACACGTCATAAGAAATACAGACTACTAAAAGTTAGAAAGATTCTTacaggattcattcattcaagtattAGGTAACTACAAGGCGCTGGTAATGTAACTGTGAACAAGAGACAAAAATCTCTGcattcatggagtttacattttatTGACGGATCAAATAATTAACATAGGCTGCGgagtggtggctcttgcctgtaatcccagtgattaGGGAAGTGGAGGCgaaaggatcatttgaggccaggactttgagaccagccagggccacataatgagaccctgtctctgctaaaatataaaatagaataaagtcgccaggtgtggtgcacaggtggcgcatgcctgtagtcccagttactctggaggcttacGTGgtagaatagcttgagcccaggaagtcaaggctgcagttagccatgattacgtcactgcactacagcctgagttagactctgactcaaaatataaataaataaacattctaATTAAGACCTAAAGATGGTCAACTGGGGAAATAATCTAGTCCAATTCCTTCATTTTACACATTACAAAACAAGACTGGCCAAAGTGACTCGTCTGAACTATTACACCAAAAGCAACTTCAACTATTCCTCATCTGTTCAACGTTCAGATGCTTTCAACAATTTCGAGACCCCTTCTCAAATAACAAAAGACTAATTATGTCCTGCACgtatttaaaaatcttcatatGTATCACGCTCCCTCTGACCATTTCCGGATTATTTCCTTGGGTGCTCTTTTCCCCGAAATCAAGCTAGGTCAAAATTTATGCCTTCCTACCACCTGGCCATAACGTTATGCCTTTCCCGTTGTTTGGATAGGAAGCTTTTTCCGTAAGTGAATTCCCTCCCCACACTCCCCTAACATAGGCTTTACGTTCAATCTCCCCCGACCTGGCAGAGGCGAGCCCACGCCGCAGCCGACCTTGGTTCGCCCCCGCCCGCGGCCTCCCTCTGCGTCATTGCCCCAGTAAAGTCCGGACGGCCGCGCTTTGGTCTCAAACCCTGCGATGGTCTCACCTGGCCGGAGGGGCCATGCGGGAGGTGCGGCTTCGGCTTCCACGCGGCATCCTAGATACGCGACGGCTAGGCCTCCGGACGTGTGACAACCACTGAAAATCTAAGCGACTTCTGAGGAGACCGGAAGACGGGAGGCGGGGCTGGCCTCAACGCGCAACCAACCAGCACACAGGCAGAGAACTTCCGTTCTCCGACGTCTCCGCAGGCCTGAAGGTCATTGGAAGAGCAGGACGTCACGGGGACGCCTCGTCCTTCGCGGT
Proteins encoded in this region:
- the CHCHD2 gene encoding coiled-coil-helix-coiled-coil-helix domain-containing protein 2 isoform X1, yielding MPRGSRSRTSRMAPPASRAPQMRAAPRPAPVAQPPAAAPPSAVGSSAAAPRQPGLMAQMATTAAGVAVGSAVGHTLGHAITGGFSGGSNAEPARPDITYQEPQGTQPAQQQQPCLYEIKQFLECAQNQGDIKLCEGFNEVLKQCRLANGLA
- the CHCHD2 gene encoding coiled-coil-helix-coiled-coil-helix domain-containing protein 2 isoform X2, translated to MRAAPRPAPVAQPPAAAPPSAVGSSAAAPRQPGLMAQMATTAAGVAVGSAVGHTLGHAITGGFSGGSNAEPARPDITYQEPQGTQPAQQQQPCLYEIKQFLECAQNQGDIKLCEGFNEVLKQCRLANGLA